One part of the Acidobacteriota bacterium genome encodes these proteins:
- a CDS encoding ankyrin repeat domain-containing protein, which translates to MDSSQRSFELLQSGDIDGLRRLLNDKPAAAESKDANGVSLLMHAIYRGQRDLAEAIAGQKQELDIFEAASLGRLDRLRECLRDAAAVNSYSKDGFTALHFASYFGQPDSARLLLAQGAKADAVASNPTQVMPLHSAASARNLDAARLLLEHGAPVNAQQQLGWVPIHAAALNGDRPMVDLFLKHGADPTIANDDGKTAAKVARDKGHSEIADLLEQRTPKS; encoded by the coding sequence ATGGACTCATCCCAACGCAGTTTTGAACTCCTGCAATCTGGCGACATTGACGGCCTTCGGCGCCTGCTAAACGACAAACCAGCCGCTGCCGAGTCAAAAGACGCCAACGGAGTGAGCCTCCTGATGCACGCGATCTATCGCGGCCAACGCGATCTCGCCGAGGCGATCGCCGGCCAGAAACAAGAATTGGATATCTTCGAAGCCGCCTCACTCGGGCGTCTCGACAGGCTGCGGGAATGTCTACGCGATGCCGCGGCCGTCAACTCGTATTCGAAAGACGGCTTCACCGCTCTCCACTTTGCCAGCTATTTCGGACAGCCCGACTCCGCTCGACTGCTCCTCGCACAAGGTGCCAAGGCTGACGCCGTTGCCAGCAATCCGACGCAGGTTATGCCCCTGCACTCCGCTGCCTCCGCTCGAAATCTGGATGCCGCGCGCTTGTTGTTGGAGCACGGAGCTCCCGTCAATGCCCAGCAGCAGTTGGGATGGGTCCCGATCCACGCAGCTGCCCTGAATGGCGACCGTCCGATGGTCGATTTGTTCTTGAAGCATGGCGCGGACCCGACCATCGCCAACGACGATGGTAAGACCGCCGCCAAAGTGGCTCGCGACAAGGGACACTCCGAGATCGCTGATTTGCTGGAGCAACGGACGCCAAAATCTTAA
- a CDS encoding MarR family transcriptional regulator, with translation MARVRKTNPTEVADRLHSAAIHLLRHARQRDVLTQEGPARLSALSVLVFIGPMTLGQLAAAEQVKPPTMSRIVAGLKAAGLVKSEGDAQDARRIHVSATSKGRTLLQQARERRIQLLAETFAGVSDPEILILQEAAEIIEKAVRAAR, from the coding sequence ATGGCACGCGTCCGAAAAACGAATCCAACCGAAGTCGCCGATCGGCTGCATTCCGCCGCCATCCATCTCTTGCGCCACGCGCGTCAGCGGGATGTACTGACCCAGGAAGGGCCGGCTCGCCTCTCGGCCTTGTCAGTGCTCGTGTTCATCGGGCCGATGACGCTTGGGCAACTGGCGGCTGCGGAACAGGTCAAGCCGCCCACGATGAGCCGCATCGTTGCCGGCTTGAAGGCCGCAGGACTCGTGAAGAGCGAAGGAGACGCCCAGGATGCCCGGCGGATTCACGTCAGTGCCACGTCAAAAGGCCGGACTCTGTTACAGCAGGCGAGGGAACGAAGAATCCAACTGCTCGCCGAGACATTCGCGGGAGTGAGCGATCCGGAGATACTGATTCTGCAAGAGGCTGCCGAGATCATCGAAAAAGCTGTGCGCGCGGCGCGGTGA